The Triticum aestivum cultivar Chinese Spring chromosome 5A, IWGSC CS RefSeq v2.1, whole genome shotgun sequence genomic sequence CTGTAGTAGGAACGGACGGGTAGTAGTAGTCCGCGTTGTACGGCGGCGCCGCACTGTTGGTGGTGGTGGACGTCGTCGTCTTGGCCGGCGGCTGGTTGCTTGTGTACTCGTCGGAGTTGGGGATGTAGCAGAGCGGGTCGATCGTGAACATGGAGTCGGTGAAGTCTCCGgcgccctcgccggcgtcgacgACCGAGCTAGAGTTCGGCGTCGTCACGGCGGAGTACTCGGCGTCCACGTCGGCGGCCCTCGCCGCCTTGGCCTCCCCCTTCTTGTTGAACACCTTGCACACCACCCATTCGTCCTGACCGATCAAAAGCACACACGAAAAAACTCCCAATCAATTCACCCTCCGATCGAGTAGAGTCTAGAGAGAGGCGTAATTAGAATGGAATGTTGGAGAGGCTCACCTTGGGATTGTTCATGGTTTGGCCTCTGGACTTGCCTTCGAGGCGGAACTCGTGCATGACCCACTCAGACTTGGCGCCGCGGGGCGCGCGGCCCCTGTAGAACACGAGCGTCTTCTTCATCCCGACGAGCTCGCGGGCGCGGGGCTTGAAGATCTCCCTGTCCTTGCCGGTGGCCTTCCAGTAGCCCTCCTTGGTGGCGCGGTTGGCCCGGCTCCCGGTGGGGTACTTGAGGTCCTTGTGCACAAAGAAGTACCACTCCTTCTCCCCCATGTTGGCCTTGCCTTCAGTTCCACATCAAACAACATCAGCAGCTAGCTAGCCCGCCGTAAATATGcatggaaaaaagaagaagaagacgatgaagCTAGGGGGGCGAAGCGAATTGGTACCTGGGAGATCTCGCGGCTCGCAGCTGTTGAGGTCGACCTCGCCGACGGCGCGGGAGACGAAGCTAGGGTCGAGGAACTTGCGCAGGAGGTAGCTCGTGATGATCTCCTCGTCGGTGGGGTGGAACCTGAACCCCGGAGGCAGCGacaggccgccgccgcggccttgcTCCTCCGACGGCGTTGCTGCCACGCTCTCCACCATGCTCGCTCTCTCGATCAAGCCAGCCAAGGAAAGCAGTAGCCTGCTAGCTACGAGTGATATCgatcgggaggaagaagaagaagaggaacctCGGAGGCTTGCTTGAGCGCACAAGAAAGCGAGGCTGGGTGCAGACGGATGAATGGGAACAGGAAGGGGATGGAGAGCGCGCAAGAGGCCAACTTTTATAATGCTTTCAGCGACCTTTTCCGTGGCGTCGGAGGGGCCAGGTCCACCTAAACCTTGCCTAGGAAGGAACTCTTCAGTCGGTTTCATTAATCGCCCCACATCACACATCAGATTTAGGTGTGATCGGGGGCATTAATTTCAGCGATTAATTGCCCTCTGCAGCTTTAATTCCCTGTATCTCCACAGCTACAGCCGGGGAGTGTGGGGGGCCGCTGCCAATTAACGGCCTGTTTGATTTCAATAAGTCATCTGATTTATAAGTCAGGTTACTTAAaatcagtgacttataagtcatgcctgtttggt encodes the following:
- the LOC123106857 gene encoding NAC domain-containing protein 45, producing the protein MVESVAATPSEEQGRGGGLSLPPGFRFHPTDEEIITSYLLRKFLDPSFVSRAVGEVDLNSCEPRDLPGKANMGEKEWYFFVHKDLKYPTGSRANRATKEGYWKATGKDREIFKPRARELVGMKKTLVFYRGRAPRGAKSEWVMHEFRLEGKSRGQTMNNPKDEWVVCKVFNKKGEAKAARAADVDAEYSAVTTPNSSSVVDAGEGAGDFTDSMFTIDPLCYIPNSDEYTSNQPPAKTTTSTTTNSAAPPYNADYYYPSVPTTAGSFNLMSNYSLTNATSNAQTSTAMASSVPATSGSSWQHMLMNTAPHGGMMGRRSYDVNLHEQQAIMMRALGGVVGAQNFGEPAKGLQLPSSAVTAGSVPPQQGKLGSYDDGEFPYGNYDLASAAMSGRPAAANNLGPRFY